From the Helianthus annuus cultivar XRQ/B chromosome 17, HanXRQr2.0-SUNRISE, whole genome shotgun sequence genome, the window CCCCGATCAAACTCAAATTTTCCTTAACCAACTTCACAACACCATCGGGAAACTTCAAAGCAGTCGAAACTTCCGACGTCAGTCCAGCATTCCAAAACGGATACAACGTCTCGAAATCCTCCACTTTAACCACCTGTTCATCATCTACCTCCTTCTCAATCACCGCAACTTTCGGTTCAACTTTCGGTTTAACTTTCGTAACCCTAGCTTTCCCTTTCGCAGTCGACCCACCACCATTACCACCCACATTCTCACACCCATCAACCCCCCATATCTTATTCGAAAGCTCAAACAACGTCCGCTCATGCGGCTTAATAAACACCGCTTCCTCACCGTTCCCACTAACCTTCTCCGAATTAACCCGAAACTTCTTCTTCAACCTCCTAACTTTCTCATACAGCTGACTCTTCGTCGCATACCCCGGTAACGAACTCATCGTAAACTGATAAAACCCATCCATATCCGACAACGGAGAGCACCCGATTTTCGACTGATAATCAATAAACCCTTGCAACAACATAAGTTCATCCTCAACAGTCCACACCCTCTTAACCACTGCTTTCTTTTCCTCATCAACATCCCCATTCAAAACCTTAATTTTCttcttattgttattattgttggtTAAACGACGGCGTTTTGACGTTGGAGTCGTCTCAAAAACATCAAAAGATTCAATCTTTTTCGAGGGTTTGATCGCAAAATCGGAAGCGGTGGGCGATCTCACATCGTAATCGAATTCAAAGATCGAAGCTTTCGGAATACCCATCGGAATCTTTGAGTCGGAATCTGATTCCGATTCCGATTCAGATGATAATTGAGGTGGGTTTGAAGGAGGGTTTTGAAATTGGGGGTTTttgatttgtgggttttgaaattGGGGATTTTTTGTGGGTGTTGGGgtttcttcttcctcttcgtcttcttcttcttcttcatcatcttcagatgatgatgatgatgattggtGAACTGTATTTTGTGTGATGATTTCTTGTTCGTCTTCTGTTTCATCATCATCGTCGGATGAAGCGGATGGGGGGTCGTCTAGAGGAGTGTAGCGTTTGGTAGCCATGAATGGGTTGATGATATGATTGATTGGTGAAAGATGGATGAAGGATTACAAGCAGGGTGTGAGAATTTGAAGGATGAAGATGTGGAATTAGGGTTTTGTTGTGTGATTATGGGCTTGAGGGGAAGCTCATAGTTTCCACTTTCAAGCTTTGGTAAACCACTCTTAATAATATTGTTAGTTACAAGTTACAACATGTTTTTATATTAGTTGTTGTAAGTTTTTAGCTTATATGGTTAGAACTAACAAGATATGTGATTAATTTTTATGAATTGATGAAATTTCCTAGAGAGTGAATTGCTTTGTTTGGAAATTGCTTCAAAATTGCATCTTGGTTCCTCGAAATTTGATTGCGAGAAGCGTGTCTTCGGTCTTGAGTTTCTGTAGATAGTGTCTTACTGAACCTGGATATTTTGTGCATGTGTTTTTGAGTTGTCATGTGGCTAAAGCGACTTTGGAGGAGGCAATATCTTTGGTGTGGCTGGGAATTGGGACTTAACAAGTTTGTCTAACATTAATCTGTTAATTTCGATAACAGGGGGTTGTAGTATAGTCTACGGGAGAAAGATATTGAATGACATTATCTACATAGCCCTTTTGTGGCTTTGGAAAGGAAGAAATGACAGGATATTCAACAATGCGGAGGATTTGGCTATAAAGACCACAAATGAGATTATCGTGTCTCACTTTGAATAGATCGAATGCAGGACCAAGTTTAGGGGCGTTGAGTGGTCTGATTGGATTAGAGACATGTTGTCATGTTTAAAATTTTAGCCATAATTTTTTTGGTAGCTCCATTTAATCGGTATTTTGTCTTCCTTGTTGTCTCGAATCTGTTATGTTGTATCCACCTTCACGTTGGCTGTCGTTTTGTGGCTTGTTAATGCATTGTGCTTAAATAAGTAATTTTTTATGAATTGATGAAATTTCCTAGAGAGTGAATCGATTTGTTTGGAAATTGCTTCAAAATTGCATCTTGGTTCCTTGAAATTTGATTGCGAGAAGCGTGTCTTCGGTTTTGAGTTTCTGCAGATAGTGTGTCTTACTGAACCTGGATATTTTATGCATGCGTTCTTGAGTTGTCATGTGGCTAAAGCGACTTGGAGGAAGCAATATCTTTGGTGTGACTGGGAATTGGGACTTAACAAGTTTGTCTAACATTAATATGTTAATTTCGACAACAGGGGGCCATGATATAGTCTACGAGAGAAAGATATTGAATGACATTATCTACAAAGCCCTTTGGTGGCTTTGGAAAAGAAGAAATGACATGATATTCAACAATGCGGAGGATTTGGTTATAAAGACCACAAATGATATTATCGTGTCTTCTTTGAATATATCAAATCCAGGACCAAGTTCAATGGCGTTGAGTGGTCTGATTAGATTAGAGACATGTTGTCAAGTTTAAAATTTTAGCTGTACTTTTTTTGGTAGCTCCATTAATCAGTATTTTGTCTTCCTTGTTGTCTCATTTCTGTTATATTGTCTCCAGCTTCACGTTGGCTATCGTTTTGTGGCTTCTTAATGCACTGTGCTTAAAAAAAGTAATTTAACTAACTAATAAAACTTTCTTTCCAAACTAAATGAATTTCCCTGTTAGAATCTAAATTTCATTCAGGTACGGGATTAGGTTTATACATTCAATATTTTATTAAGTCATCTATAACAATAAGTCATCTATGATGTATCATGAAAGATAAAATTGTCTAAGGTTTTCTCCCAAAAGAAAACAAGGTATATTCTAATTCAAATGTAATCAACAATTTCCTAATAGAGTTTAAAGAAAGCTTAGGCTATTCCCCTTCATAAGGTTCCTACACAAAAGTTTGATATGAAATTAATCCCTTTCATAAGATTCCTACACAAAAG encodes:
- the LOC110926108 gene encoding STOREKEEPER protein; protein product: MATKRYTPLDDPPSASSDDDDETEDEQEIITQNTVHQSSSSSSEDDEEEEEDEEEEETPTPTKNPQFQNPQIKNPQFQNPPSNPPQLSSESESESDSDSKIPMGIPKASIFEFDYDVRSPTASDFAIKPSKKIESFDVFETTPTSKRRRLTNNNNNKKKIKVLNGDVDEEKKAVVKRVWTVEDELMLLQGFIDYQSKIGCSPLSDMDGFYQFTMSSLPGYATKSQLYEKVRRLKKKFRVNSEKVSGNGEEAVFIKPHERTLFELSNKIWGVDGCENVGGNGGGSTAKGKARVTKVKPKVEPKVAVIEKEVDDEQVVKVEDFETLYPFWNAGLTSEVSTALKFPDGVVKLVKENLSLIGEAKAKEMNEKWEAIFENEAVLRKRRIALLSNVSDVETA